The genomic window AAATATGGGGCATAAAGTTCATCCTAAAAGTGTAAGATTAGGGTATATCAAAGATTGGGATTCCAAGTGGTTTAATCTTAAAGAAACTCCGGACTTCATTGAAGAAGACCGCAGGATAAGAACCGTTCTTAAAGAAAAACTTAAATTGGCTTCCGTTTCAAAAATAGGCATTGAAAGAGCGGGAAAATATCTCCGCGTCAATATCTATACTGCGCGTCCCGGAATAGTGATAGGAAAGGGCGGGCAGGGGATTGAAACTTTAAGAAAAGAAATTGAAAATATGACTTCGAGAAAAACTTTTGTAAATGTCATGGAAATTAAAAGACCTGAAATTGACGCGCAGCTTGCTGCAGAAAGCATTGCCTTTCAGCTGGAAAGACAGATTGCTTTCAGAAGAGCAATGAAAAAAACTATTGAAAAAGCGATGACAGCTGGAGCGCAGGGAATAAAAGTCATGGTTTCTGGAAGGCTTGGCGGCGCTGAAATTGCCAGAACGGAATGGCTTAAAGAGGGAAGAGTTCCTCTTCAGACTTTTAGAGCGGACATAGATTATGGTTTTACTGAGGCTTACACTACGATGGGACAAATTGGAGTAAAAGTTTGGATATTTAAAAAAGAGCATTTTAAAAAGAGTGCAAAAGAATTGCTTGAAGAAGCGAAACTTGTGGACACGGAAACTTTAGCGGTGAATGCGGCTAATCCAGAAGGGTCTAAATAAATTATAAGACATTAAGTTGAGGACATTTATATGTTAATGCCAAAAAGAGTAAAATATAGAAAGACACATAGGGGAAGAATGAAAGGCAACGCTAAAGGCGGTACGTATTTAGCGTTTGGTAAGTACGGTCTTCAGGCTCTTGAGCCTGTGTGGATAAACAGCAATCAAATAGAAGCTGCTCGTATAACGCTCACAAGGTTTACAAAAAAAGGTGGAAAAGTTTGGATCAGAATATTCCCTGATAAACCAGTCACAAAAAAGCCTGCTGAAACCAGAATGGGTAAGGGTAAAGGCGATCCGCAGTTTTGGGTAGCAGTGGTAAAGCCTGGAAGAGTGATGTTTGAGATGGAAGGAATTCCCGAAATGGAAGCTAGAAAAGCTTTAAAGCTTGCTTCCAATAAACTTCCGATACACACAAAAATTTTAGTGAGAGCGGATATTTAAGATGAAAAGTAAAAACTGGCAGGAAATGCAAAATATGTCTAACGCAGAACTCGCTGCGAAACTCAACGATATGCAGGACAGGATTTTCAAATTGAAGTTTCGCCATACAACTGCGCCCGTAAAAAATCCTCTTGAGATAAGAATTTTAAGAAGAGATATTGCAAGGGTAAAAACTCTCCTTGCGCAAAAAAGCGAGTCTGATAATAAGACGATATAATAGGAAGGAAAAATGGCAGAACGTGGAAAACGCAAATACCGTACAGGTATAGTAATAAGTGATAAAAGTAGTAAAACAAGACTAGTTTCCGTTGAGATATCATACCGGCATGCTTTATACGACCGTGTTATACGTTCGAAAAGAAAATTTTCGGTACACGATGAGAAAAATGAATCACATATAGGTGATACTGTTAAAATAATGGAATGCAGGCCTTTATCAAAGACGAAGAGATGGATAATGGTTGAGATTATAAACAAAGCATAAGGGCAGAGTTGCCCGTTTGAGGTTAAAAAATGATTCAAGAAAGATCCATTTTAAATGTAGCAGACAATTCAGGTGCAAAATCAGTACGCTGTTTTAGAGTGACAAAAGGTCTAAAACGCCGTTATGCAAGTATCGGAGATGTTATACACGCTTCCGTTCAGGATGCAATACCACATGCCAACATTAAAAAAGGCGACGTAGTCAAAGCCGTTATAGTGCGTACAGTAAAAGAAATACGCAGAGCGGATGGAACATACATAAAGTTTGACGACAATGCAGCTGTTATCATCAATGACGAAGGAGAACCTAAAGGGACTCGCATATTTGGACCAGTGGCAAGAGAGCTCAGAGAATGCAATTATCTTAAAATAATTTCTTTGGCTCCGGAAGTGATTTAACTAAAGTAGTAATGGGATATAAAAATGCTCAATATTAAGAAAAAAGATAAAGTAATTGTTTTATCAGGTAAGTATAAAGGCAAAAAAGGCGAAGTTCTGAAAGTTTATCCGGAAGATGCGAAAATTATAGTCTCTAAAGTTAATTTTGTAAAAAGACACACGAAGCCCACGCAGAGAGATCCGGGCGGAATCCGTGAAAAAGAAGCTCCTATAGCTATCGGCAAAGTAAAGCTTGTCTGCCCCAAATGTAATCAGGCGTCCAGACCTAAATTTGATGAACTTTCAGATGGGAAAAAAATAAGAATATGCCGTAAGTGCGGCGAAATGATAGTATAAGGGAAATAATAATGAATCAACCTCGTTTAAAAGAATTTTATCGAAAAAACGTAACACCGAAATTGCTGAAACAATTTAAATTCAAAAACGTCCACCAGGTTCCGAAACTTGAAAAAATTGTAATCAATATCGGCGTAAGCGAAGCCAAAGACAATATCAAAACTTTGGAAACGGCTATTTCTGAACTCGGATTGATAACGGGACAGAAGCCCGTTACATGCCGTGCGAAAAAGTCCGTATCAAACTTTAAAATCCGTCAAAATATGCCGATAGGCACGAAAGTTACTTTAAGAAACGCGATAATGTACGAATTTTTGGACAGGCTTATAAATATTGCGATTCCGCGTATAAGGGATTTCAGGGGAATTGAGCCTAACAGTTTTGACGGAAAGGGAAATTTTAATTTAGGCATTACGGAACAGTACATATTCCCAGAGGTAAACGTTGAAAAATCTGACAAGTCAAGAGGTATGAATATAACGATAGTAACGTCGGCAAAAGAAGACGAACATGCAAAAGCTTTGCTAGATCTTCTCGGAATGCCTTTCAAAAAAAGAGACAATAAATAAGACAAAGGATATTTATTTATGGCAACAACTTCAGCAGAAGCAAAGATGAGAAAATCCCAAAAATTCTCGACGCGTTACAGGAATAGATGCCGACTCTGCGGCAGGCCGCGCGGCTATTATAGGGATTTTGGGCTTTGTAGAATATGTTTGCGCAAATTAGCGCATAACGGAGAAATACCAGGTATTACAAAATCAAGCTGGTAATATTTTATTTAAAGAGGTCGGTTAATGATTACGGATCCAATATCAGATATGTTTTTACGCATACGCAACGCGAATGCGAAGCTTCATGAAAAAGTTGACATTCCATCTTCGAAAATGAAAGTGGAACTGGCAAGAATTCTTAAAGGGGAAGGTTATATTGCCAATTACAAAAATATTGAGGACCATAAACAAGGAGTTTTGAGAGTTTATCTTAAGTATACTACTGAAGGCAAACAAGTTCTTCAGGGAATCAAAAGAGTTTCAAAGTCAAGTCTCAGGATATATAAAGGTTATGCCGATATGCCTAAAACTTTCGGAGGTTTAGGCATTACTGTCGTGTCAACATCGAAAGGATTGATGACGGACAGACAGGCTAGAAGAGATAAGATCGGTGGAGAAATAGTCGGGTATGTCTGGTAAAAAATTTATATTGAGG from Candidatus Endomicrobium procryptotermitis includes these protein-coding regions:
- the rpmC gene encoding 50S ribosomal protein L29 is translated as MKSKNWQEMQNMSNAELAAKLNDMQDRIFKLKFRHTTAPVKNPLEIRILRRDIARVKTLLAQKSESDNKTI
- the rpsQ gene encoding 30S ribosomal protein S17 translates to MAERGKRKYRTGIVISDKSSKTRLVSVEISYRHALYDRVIRSKRKFSVHDEKNESHIGDTVKIMECRPLSKTKRWIMVEIINKA
- the rplE gene encoding 50S ribosomal protein L5, which translates into the protein MNQPRLKEFYRKNVTPKLLKQFKFKNVHQVPKLEKIVINIGVSEAKDNIKTLETAISELGLITGQKPVTCRAKKSVSNFKIRQNMPIGTKVTLRNAIMYEFLDRLINIAIPRIRDFRGIEPNSFDGKGNFNLGITEQYIFPEVNVEKSDKSRGMNITIVTSAKEDEHAKALLDLLGMPFKKRDNK
- the rpsC gene encoding 30S ribosomal protein S3, yielding MGHKVHPKSVRLGYIKDWDSKWFNLKETPDFIEEDRRIRTVLKEKLKLASVSKIGIERAGKYLRVNIYTARPGIVIGKGGQGIETLRKEIENMTSRKTFVNVMEIKRPEIDAQLAAESIAFQLERQIAFRRAMKKTIEKAMTAGAQGIKVMVSGRLGGAEIARTEWLKEGRVPLQTFRADIDYGFTEAYTTMGQIGVKVWIFKKEHFKKSAKELLEEAKLVDTETLAVNAANPEGSK
- a CDS encoding type Z 30S ribosomal protein S14, encoding MATTSAEAKMRKSQKFSTRYRNRCRLCGRPRGYYRDFGLCRICLRKLAHNGEIPGITKSSW
- the rplP gene encoding 50S ribosomal protein L16, coding for MLMPKRVKYRKTHRGRMKGNAKGGTYLAFGKYGLQALEPVWINSNQIEAARITLTRFTKKGGKVWIRIFPDKPVTKKPAETRMGKGKGDPQFWVAVVKPGRVMFEMEGIPEMEARKALKLASNKLPIHTKILVRADI
- the rplN gene encoding 50S ribosomal protein L14; its protein translation is MIQERSILNVADNSGAKSVRCFRVTKGLKRRYASIGDVIHASVQDAIPHANIKKGDVVKAVIVRTVKEIRRADGTYIKFDDNAAVIINDEGEPKGTRIFGPVARELRECNYLKIISLAPEVI
- the rplX gene encoding 50S ribosomal protein L24, which gives rise to MLNIKKKDKVIVLSGKYKGKKGEVLKVYPEDAKIIVSKVNFVKRHTKPTQRDPGGIREKEAPIAIGKVKLVCPKCNQASRPKFDELSDGKKIRICRKCGEMIV
- the rpsH gene encoding 30S ribosomal protein S8 — translated: MITDPISDMFLRIRNANAKLHEKVDIPSSKMKVELARILKGEGYIANYKNIEDHKQGVLRVYLKYTTEGKQVLQGIKRVSKSSLRIYKGYADMPKTFGGLGITVVSTSKGLMTDRQARRDKIGGEIVGYVW